The Vibrio syngnathi DNA window TCAAAGCATCCATTACACGAGGTTCAATCTCACTGCTTGGAACTTTCTGCATGCGTAAGCCAAATGCCACATTGTCGAAAACGGTCATATGCGGGAATAGGGCATAGCTTTGGAAAACAGTGTTTACATGCCTTTGTTCAGCAGGAACTTGGGTTACGTTCTGTCCAGCTAATAGTATTTCGCCACTATCCGCCGTTTCAAAACCCGCAATCATTCTTAGCACGGTTGTTTTACCACAACCTGATGGGCCTAAAATCGTGAGAAACTCACCATGATTTACGTTTAAATCCAGATTGCCGATGACTTCCTTACCATCGAAACTTTTACTGATGCCAGTTAGCTGTACTACTGGCTTACCTACTGATTTTTTAGCGTTCAACGTCTGTTTTTCTCCACCTTGGTTCTATTTGAGACCTGTTGCTATACACCTCTAAGGCGCGCATCATAATCACCAAAAACGTGAATTCAAAGCATTTTTTATCTTTCGAAGACAAAAAAATTCGTAGGTAAAAGTAAACATCCTTTACCATACTGTTATTTGTTGGGTTTACACCCTAATAAGTGTCTAATTATTAACCATTAAGACGTAAAAGCAAGCCTTGTTACAGATTCATATTTTAGTTTGCATCCGACATATGGGTATAATGAAGGTAATTTTTTATCAATAAGTTAGGTGCCTTCGTTTAGTTGGCGCACCTAGGTATCAATATGAACAACGACATCGAAAAAGATTTTAATTTGGGCGGTAGTATCGACCGTGCACTTTCCGGCGATTATGAGCTCAAAGCAACGGCTGTATTCCAAGAGGCTTGGAAACATACGATAAGTCACTTTCTTTCGTTTTCCCCTGCGATTGTTGCGCTGATGTTCGTACAATTGGCTATCTTTTATATCGCACTAAAACTGCAACTTGGTGACCCTGCAGTGATCTTAGATGCGGTAATCGACCCTGAGGCCTTTACACCCCAGATCGTTGAATCGATTTTCATTGCGAATTTTAGCTATGAAGTCGTCAGTGCACCTATCTATGCCGGCATCTGTTTAATGGCAATGAGCCATGCTGCAGGTCTTCAAACTAAAGTGCGCCACATAGGCAAAGGTTTGCAATTTACGATCCCCGTTATTCTAGTGACTTTGTTCAGCCTAATGCTTCAAGGTATTGCAGGGATGATTCTGCCATTTCTGTCTATCTACTTCTCACTCGCGTTCAGTAATTCAATTCTGCTGATTTGTGATAAGAAAGTACCACCAATGCAATCGCTGCTGCTTTCTCTGAGAGCAGTAAATAAGAAGATCTTCGTGGTCGCGTCTATCTACCTAATCGTCATGCTGATGTTCATCGTAGCGGCGATGATGTACGGCATTGGTTTGATCTTCGTTCTTCCATTCTTCTTCCACGTGAAAGGGATTGTTTACCGTGAAATGTTTGGCATCAAACTGAAGGTGATTGCATCAGACCGCCCGATGAGCGATGACGATAATAACGACGGAAGCAATGGCGGCGACAGTAACAGTAACGATCGTAACAAAAACAAGAATCCTCAGGTGTTTGATGCGTAATAACAACAAAGGCAGCGCGAGTAAATCTCTTGCGCTCAAAGTTACGGCACTGGCACTCGTGGGCTCTATCTCACTGATTGGCCCATACCTTTACCAAGAAGAAGAGTGCCGACGCTCGGCAGACCAAAGTTCAAATGCATCAAGTGAATTTGGTGATTTGACCGTAGCTTCAGATCGACCAAATTTTGCAGCTATCGAAGATGTGGACAAGAAAAAAGAGACCTTCTTTTCTTACCTCCGTCCTAGCATCAACATCGAGAACAAGCGAATTACCAAAGAGCGTGCGTTTTTAACCAAGATCTCTGAGTCAGGCATTACAAATATTGATTCAGAAGACGTGTCGTATGCGAAAAGGCTAGGGAAGTTATACAGCTTGCCAGTGCCATCTTCAGGATTAGACCAAGCTTGGCTTACGGAAATGCTTAGTCGCGTAAACGTACTGCCAGAGGCGCTGGTACTGACACAGGCTGCTAATGAATCAGCTTGGGGGACATCACGTTTCGCCACCAAAGCAAACAACTATTTCGGACATTGGTGTTACAGCAAAGGTTGTGGCCTTGTTCCGCTACAACGTAACGAAGGCAGCTCGCATGAAGTGGCTACATTCTCTTCAAGCCAAGAATCAGTTCATCGTTACTTCATGAACCTTAATCGTAACCGTGCCTATGCAGATTTAAGAGCCATTCGTGCGCAACTGGCAGCAAATGGTTATGATCTGTTAACCAAAGAAACGGCGACCGAATTGACCAATGGCTTGTTAAAATATTCTGAGCGAGGTTCAGACTATGTGACTGATTTACAAGCTATGATCCGTCACAACAAGGTATACTGGAAAAAGTAACTCATTTGGATATCCGTTTGATTGACTTCTTTAGTCAGTTTGACACCAAGCAATATCACAAAAGAGCAGCTCATTGGCTGCTCTTTCTATTTATAAACGCTCAACTTCAACAAGATTATAATAATGAAAAAGACAGCAATCGCTTTATTAGCCACTTTAAGTTTTGGGGTTTCTCTTCCAGCTTCGGCGCAAGAATACATGTTCACGTATTCTAAACTCTATACTCAGCTGAAAAACAACACCAAAGAAGGGCACGATGATGTCAAAGTTGCGGTGTTCTTTGTTGACCAACAAGCACAGAAAACCTGTCACATCAGCAAAGCTTGGATGGAAAAAGAAGAGCACTATGAAGAGCTAAAAGTGTCTGCTGCGAATGAGCTCCTTCTACCTGTAGATCAAAACCTACGTTCAGCAAACCCTCTTATCTTTGTACAAACCCAAGAACAAGAATGTGCATATTCGCTCGTTGTAATGACTCAAAAGCCTTTAGCTGGAACTGTTGAAGTTACACAGCTAGAAAGCCTGTTACCGCAGATGCAAGCGATGCTAGAAGACGTCAGCGGCATGTTCTCTAGTTGGTTCACTCCTGATATCCAAGGGTTAACGTTGGAGTTCAATGACAAGCTTGAAGGCAACATTGCTCTATCTAACGGTAAACAGATCCCAATTAAAGAAGGGCGTGCTAAATTCACCTTAGAAGAGTTGAATGGAAGTGACAGCATCACTTTTCCAGAGCCAACGGTTCGCGTATTACCGTACATTCCCGCGCAATAAGTCTAGCTAGAAGCACTCCCTACGCTTTGAGGGAGTAATTCTTAAGCAGTCTGATCTTTTAGAGAAGGCTGCTTTTCTTTGTCTACTATACAAACCTCGAATTTGTTAAGACGCGTTTATCTAACCGTTTAGAGAGCTTAAAGCTCAAAAGAAGCGGAATCTTTCCAATACTCAGCTTGTTAATCCTGCCGTTACTATTTCAACATCAAATAAAAATCCGTATAATCCACGCCCTAAAACAGTCCCACTAGCAATCTACAGTCGGTAATACGACGGTGTGAGAGTCGCAATGAACCAAAACGAAAATAAAAAAGAAACACTTGAATTCAACAAGCTTCAGAAACGTCTGAGACGAAATGTTGGAAATGCCATCGTTGACTACAACATGATCGAAGAGAATGACGTAGTAATGGCGTGCATTAGTGGCGGTAAAGATTCATTTGCGATGCTAGATATTTTGCTACGTTTACGTGAAGCTGCACCTATCAAATTCGATGTTGTTGCCGTAAACCTAGACCAAAAACAACCTGGTTTTCCTGAGCACATTCTTCCTGAATACTTCGAAACTCTGAACATTCCTTACTACATCGTAGATAAAGATACGTACTCCGTAGTCAAAGAGAAAGTGCCAGAGGGTAAAACAACTTGTGGTCTATGTTCTCGTCTTCGTCGTGGTACTTTGTACTCGTTTGCAGAGAAAATTGGGGCGACTAAGATTGCTCTTGGCCACCACCTAGACGATATTGTAGAGACGATGTTCCTGAACATGTTCCACGGTGCACGCTTGAAAGCAATGCCGCCAAAATTGCGCTCTGATGATGGCCGTAACGTTGTTATTCGTCCACTGACTTATTGTCGTGAAACGGACTTAATCCAATACGCAGAGCACCTAGAGTTCCCAATCATTCCTTGTAACCTGTGTGGCTCTCAAGAGAACCTACAGCGCCAGAACATTAAAGCGATGTTGATTGATTGGGATAAGAAGACGCCAGGTCGTGTTGAGAAGATCTTCAAGTCAATTCAGAACGTAAGTCCAAGCCAACTGGCTGACCGAGAACT harbors:
- a CDS encoding glucosaminidase domain-containing protein encodes the protein MRNNNKGSASKSLALKVTALALVGSISLIGPYLYQEEECRRSADQSSNASSEFGDLTVASDRPNFAAIEDVDKKKETFFSYLRPSINIENKRITKERAFLTKISESGITNIDSEDVSYAKRLGKLYSLPVPSSGLDQAWLTEMLSRVNVLPEALVLTQAANESAWGTSRFATKANNYFGHWCYSKGCGLVPLQRNEGSSHEVATFSSSQESVHRYFMNLNRNRAYADLRAIRAQLAANGYDLLTKETATELTNGLLKYSERGSDYVTDLQAMIRHNKVYWKK
- a CDS encoding DUF2987 domain-containing protein, with amino-acid sequence MKKTAIALLATLSFGVSLPASAQEYMFTYSKLYTQLKNNTKEGHDDVKVAVFFVDQQAQKTCHISKAWMEKEEHYEELKVSAANELLLPVDQNLRSANPLIFVQTQEQECAYSLVVMTQKPLAGTVEVTQLESLLPQMQAMLEDVSGMFSSWFTPDIQGLTLEFNDKLEGNIALSNGKQIPIKEGRAKFTLEELNGSDSITFPEPTVRVLPYIPAQ
- the ttcA gene encoding tRNA 2-thiocytidine(32) synthetase TtcA; translation: MNQNENKKETLEFNKLQKRLRRNVGNAIVDYNMIEENDVVMACISGGKDSFAMLDILLRLREAAPIKFDVVAVNLDQKQPGFPEHILPEYFETLNIPYYIVDKDTYSVVKEKVPEGKTTCGLCSRLRRGTLYSFAEKIGATKIALGHHLDDIVETMFLNMFHGARLKAMPPKLRSDDGRNVVIRPLTYCRETDLIQYAEHLEFPIIPCNLCGSQENLQRQNIKAMLIDWDKKTPGRVEKIFKSIQNVSPSQLADRELFDFVNLPLDRSEDRKAYEFEEAEISSSNIDESMFIDVTNV